A part of Miscanthus floridulus cultivar M001 chromosome 6, ASM1932011v1, whole genome shotgun sequence genomic DNA contains:
- the LOC136458206 gene encoding pto-interacting protein 1-like encodes MGCFSCCCVADDDDIGRRKKHDDAYVPIPAQVDNFGPSRPPAPTPVVPTGRAQPIAVPPIHLEELKEITKNFSSDALIGEGSYARVYFGVLKDGTKSAVKKLDSSKQPDQEFLVQVSAVSRLKHENVVQLVGYCAEGSTRVLAYEYATRGSLHDILHGKKGVKGAQPGPVLSWMQRARIAVSAARGLEFLHEKADPRVVHRDIKSSNILLFDHDVAKIGDFDISNQAPDMAARLHSTRVLGTFGYHAPEYAMTGQLSTKSDVYSFGVVLLELLTGRKPVDHTLPRGQQSLVTWATPRLSEDKVRQCVDPRLGDEYPPKAVAKMAAVAALCVQYEGEFRPNMSIVVKALNPLLHSRPGNRPSASSASPAAAAAERSGL; translated from the exons TTGATAACTTTGGACCTAGCCGGCCCCCAGCCCCAACCCCTGTCGTCCCCACAGGCAGAGCTCAGCCAATTGCAGTACCGCCCATTCACCTGGAAGAGTTGAAGGAAATTACAAAGAACTTCAGCAGTGATGCACTCATTGGCGAGGGCTCATATGCCAGAGTCTATTTTGGTGTACTGAAAGATGGGACGAAATCTGCAGTGAAGAAGCTTGACTCCAGCAAACAGCCTGATCAAGAATTCCTTGTGCAG GTTTCAGCTGTCTCAAGATTGAAGCATGAGAATGTTGTCCAACTCGTCGGATACTGTGCCGAAGGGAGCACCCGCGTTCTGGCTTATGAGTATGCAACAAGGGGATCATTGCATGATATCCTCCACG GTAAAAAGGGTGTCAAGGGAGCTCAGCCAGGGCCAGTCCTGTCATGGATGCAGCGAGCAAGGATTGCCGTAAGTGCGGCTCGTGGGCTCGAGTTCCTCCACGAGAAGGCGGACCCTCGAGTGGTCCACCGTGACATCAAGTCCAGCAACATACTGCTCTTTGACCATGACGTTGCAAAGATCGGAGACTTTGACATCTCAAACCAGGCCCCTGACATGGCTGCGCGCCTCCACTCTACTCGTGTTCTTGGCACCTTTGGCTACCATGCACCAGA ATATGCCATGACTGGACAGCTTAGCACGAAGAGTGATGTTTACAGCTTTGGAGTTGTGCTGCTGGAGCTTTTAACCGGTCGCAAGCCAGTTGACCACACACTGCCCCGTGGCCAGCAGAGCCTTGTGACATGG GCTACACCGAGGCTTAGTGAAGACAAGGTGAGGCAATGCGTGGATCCAAGGCTCGGAGATGAATACCCTCCAAAGGCTGTAGCCAAG ATGGCTGCTGTGGCCGCCCTGTGCGTGCAGTACGAGGGTGAGTTCCGCCCCAACATGAGCATCGTCGTCAAGGCCCTGAACCCCTTGCTGCACAGCCGGCCCGGCAACCGCCCTTCTGCCTCGTCGGCCTCCCCCGCTGCTGCAGCAGCAGAGCGATCTGGACTGTGA